CAACTGGCCGCAAGCAGCTGATCATTGCCGGCGTCGTGACCGATGTCTGCGTGACCTTCCCGACACTGTCGGCACTGGCTGAGGGGTTTGAAGTATTCGTGGTCACCGACTCTTCCGGCACCTTCAATACCACCGTGCAGCAAGCCGCCTGGAACCGCATGACTCAGGCCGGCGCGCAGATGATGAACTGGTTCTCGGTAGCCTGTGAGTTGCAGGTCGACTGGCGCAACGATATCGAAGGCCTGGGCAATCTGTTGTCGCAACGCATCCCGAACTACCGCAACCTGATGAACAGCTACTCGGCACTGGCAGCTCGCCAGGCGTAAGTCAGCAGCATCGCAAAAGCCCGCTTTTTAGCGGGCTTTTTGTTGTCTGCAAAATACGCCAAGCAAAAAACACGCAAAAAAAAGCGCCACTCAATGAGTGGCGCTTTTTAATATTTGGAGCGGGAAACGAGACTCGAACTCGCGACCCCGACCTTGGCAAGGTCGTGCTCTACCAACTGAGCTATTCCCGCGTCTTGGTGTGGCGCATTCTATAGAATCCAGAAGCCCCGTCAACCCCTTGATTCAAAAAAGTTTTATTTCTTTTCGACGTCGGTCTTCAGATGCGGCCAGGCAGCCCGCAGATACTGGACCATCGACCACAATGTCAGGCCTGCCGAGATCAGCAGCAACGCGTAACCGAACAATACCCAGAACGTAAAGTCCGACGGGTTGGCCAGCAGGATCACCAGCGCGAGCATTTGCGCGGCGGTTTTCCATTTGCCCAGGTTCGATACCGCAACGTGCGCACGGGCGCCGAGTTCGGCCATCCACTCGCGCAGCGCCGAGACAACGATCTCGCGACCGATAATCACCGCTGCCGGCAGCGTCAGCCACAGGTTGCCGTGTTCTTGCACCAGCAACACCAGCGCAACGGCGACCATCAGTTTGTCGGCCACCGGATCAAGAAATGCTCCGAAGGGTGTGCTTTGTTCCAGGCGGCGGGCCAGGTATCCGTCGAGCCAGTCAGTGGCTGCGGCGAAAGCGAAGACCGAACTGGAGGCCAGGTAGCTCCATTGGTAAGGCAGATAAAACAGCAGAATGAAGATCGGGATGAGCAGGACGCGTAAAACGGTAATCAGATTAGGGATATTCATCGGCACAACTGGCTACGAGGTGAGTTGGGCATTCTACTCGCTGTGCAGGTTTGCATAAATCGACTCAGCGAGCTTTTTACTGATCCCCGGTGCTTTGGCGATCTCTTCGATGCTGGCACGAGACAGCTCCTGCAATCCACCAAAATGTTTCAGCAAATCGCGGCGACGTGTCGGCCCAACCCCCGCAACGCCTTCCAGCGTTGACGTTCGGCGGGTTTTGCCACGTCGGGCGCGATGGCCGGTAATGGCGAAACGGTGAGCTTCGTCGCGAATTTGCTGGATCAAATGCAGCGCGGGGGAATCACCGCGCAACGTGAATTCATGTGCGGCGTCATTCAAATACAAGGTTTCAAAACCGGCCTTGCGCGTCGCCCCCTTGGCCACGCCCAACAAAATCTGGTCCGGCACCGCGAGTTCATTAAGCACGTCGCGCGCCATCGACAGCTGACCTTTGCCGCCGTCCACCAGCAAAATGTCGGGTAACTTGCCCTCGCCGTCCTTGAGTTTGCTGAAACGTCGGGTCAGGGCCTGGTGCATTGCCGCGTAATCATCGCCCGGCGTCACGCCTTCGATGTTGTAGCGGCGGTAATCGGACTTGATCGGCCCTTCCGGCCCGAACACCACGCAAGACGCCACGGTGGCTTCGCCGCTGGAGTGGCTGATGTCGTAGCATTCGAGGCGTTGCGGCGGCTCGTCGAGGTTCAGCACTTCGGCCAACGCATCGAAACGAGCGGCAACATGCTGACGATTGGCCAGACGTGCGCCCAATGCCTGCTCGGCGTTGGTGACCGCCAACTGCTGCCAGCGCGCCCGGGTGCCACGCACCCGATGGCTGATGGACAGTTCGCGACCGCGCAGTTCGTGGATGGCCTCGATCAGCACCGGAAAATCTTCGTGAACCACGTTGACGATCAGTTCGGCCGGCAAATCCCGTTCGGGACTGCTGATGAAGTACTGGCCCAGAAATGCCGCCATGACTTCGGAAACGTCTTCTTCAATACCGACTTGCGGGAAGAAGTTCTTGCTGCCGAGTACCCGCCCGCCACGCACGCTGATCAGGTGCACACAGGCGCCGCCCGGGTTGACGAACGCGGCGATCACGTCGATGTCACCGGAGCCGCCCTCCATGCTCTGCTGGTCCTGGACCCGCCGCAGCAAAGAAATCTGGTCGCGCAATTCGGCTGCGCGCTCGAACTCGAGGTTGATCGCCGCCTCTTCCATTCCGGCCGACAACTCGTCCGTCAGCGCGTTGCTGCGGCCTTCGAGGAACATCACCGAATGTCGCACGTCCTCGGCATACACTTCCGGCTCTACCAGCCCGACACACGGCGCCTTGCAACGTTTGATCTGATATTGCAGGCAGGGCCGCGTGCGGTTCTTGTAGTAGCTGTCTTCGCACTGGCGGACGAAAAAAGTTTTCTGCAACAGACTGAGGCTTTCACGAATGGCGCCGGCGCTGGGGTAAGGCCCGAAATATTTGCCTTTGGCTTTTTTTGCGCCACGGTGGATGCTCAGCCTTGGAAACTGGCCGTCCGACAGAAATACATACGGATAGGATTTGTCGTCGCGCAGCAGGATGTTGTACGGCGGCCGCCACTCCTTGATCAACGTCTGCTCAAGCAACAACGCTTCAGTTTCGTTGGAGGTGATCGTGGTTTCGACCTGGGCGATACGCCCAACCAGCGCCGCCGTTTTCGGCGCGAGACCGGATTTGCGGAAATAACTCGCCAGACGCTTCTTGAGGTTTTTGGCTTTGCCGACGTAAAGCAGGCGCGCGTCGCTGTCGAACATGCGGTAGACGCCTGGGCGTCCGCTCACTGTCGACAGGAATGCACTCGGATCGAAGACTTCAGTCATTTTCAGAGATTGGCATCAACCATGCCGTGACGAACCGCCAACAGTGTCAGTTCTACATCGCTGCTGATCGAAAGCTTCTCGAAAATGCGGTAACGGTAGGTATTCACGGTTTTCGGTGACAGACAGAGTTTGTCGGAAATGATCTGGACCTTTTGGCAACCGACAATCATCAGGGCGATCTGGATCTCGCGCTCGGACAATGCGTCGAAAGGTGAATCATTGGTTGGCTGGAACGACTTGATCGCCAGTTGCTGGGCAATCTGCGGGCTGATGTAGCGCTGGCCGGCAAACACCAGGCGAATGGCCTGGACCATTTCCGGCAGACCGGCGCCCTTGGTCAGATAACCCGCGGCCCCGGCTTGCAACAAGCGGGTCGGGAACGGATCTTCTTCGCACACAGTGACCGCGACAACTTTGATGTCCGGGTGACTGCGCAGCAGTTTTCGCGTGGCTTCAAGACCACCGATCCCGGGCATCTTGACGTCCATCAGAACCACATCGGGTTTCAACTCACGCGCCTTGAGCAGGGATTCCTCTCCCGACTCGGCCTGGCCGACTACTTGCAGGCCATCGATGTCAGCCAGCATTCGTGTAATGCCTGTACGAACGAGATCATGGTCATCGACTACTAGCACCCTAATCAAGCAGACACCTCGCGATATGGTCGTATTGGGTTGCCGGACACCTTAGCAAAAAGCGACTGGCAGACCTAGCGGCAAGCGGCATATAAAAAGTTTCAATTCGTCTTTCAGGGCTTGCTATCCGTGTGTTTCAGCGGGGAGCAGGCCCGGACATCGCGCTGCATTCTGAGGAAACACTCGTCCTCGCCGACCACCTCCAGGCCCATTCGCCGATACAGCGCCTGCGCCGGATTATTTTTGAACACGGTCAGGCGCAATGCAGGTTTTCGCTCGGCGCGGGCCTTGGCCAGAACCTGATCGATCGCCCAGGAACCGGCGCCCTGCCCGCGAAAGGCTTCGCTGATTTGCAATTCGCGGATGTACAGCGCCTTGGCATCACGACTCAGGCTGACGAATCCGCTGCAGAGGTCACCCTGCATGATCATCCAGTTTTCGCGCCCCGCCCAGGCGACATCGAAGGCTTCGTCCTGCCAGAGCAAATCGTACTGAATGTAGTAGCGCAGCATATTTTGACAGGTCAGCTCTCGCGCGAATCCCAGGTCCGAAGATGTCGCCGGCCGTAATGCGTAAGTCATTCAGAGCCCCGAAACAGTGACCGATTCGGCCGAGCCCCGAGTGTGTCACAACCCTGCGAGCACTCAAGCGATAGAAATTGCCGCGCAGCGCCGATAGCATTTTCTGATTGAATCCGCCTGCCGCCCTCTAGTAAGCTCGGCGCATTCATCGGAGACAGACCATGTTCAACGCCCTCTCACAGCTTCGTACCGTCAGCGCCCTGCGCTCGGTGGCGGCTGCCCGGGTGAATGACGTTTGCGCTCCGGTCAGCTTTTATTTTGGGTATTGGTTTAGCCACTGGCGCGCCTGATACCCACACGGCGCCCACTTTAAACGGGTCGCCACCAGAGAATTCTCAACCCCCGGTCGGCTTCCCGACCGGGGGTTTTGTTTTTTCAGCCGTACAAAAATTCAGCGACACCTACCAGACAACTTGAGGATTTACCCAATGAACTACGCCACTTATTACCGTCACGACAGTTTTTCCGCCTGGCGATTTACCAGCCTCCGCTCGGGACAGCCTGCCGCCTCCGATCGGTCACCCACAGGTGGCAAGCACACACACGCAGCCAATCCGGCCAATTGTCGAACACCCCAGTAGGGCCGAGCACGCGGGAACAAACCCGCCGCCAGCCCAGGAATTTGCATATGAACTCGTCCGTCTCCGCTTTGCCACTGTCCACCTTGAGCCCGGCCAATGAAGCACTGACCTTGCGTCT
The window above is part of the Pseudomonas prosekii genome. Proteins encoded here:
- the ycaC gene encoding isochorismate family cysteine hydrolase YcaC, translated to MSNATYNRLNKDDAVVLMIDHQTGLISLVQDFSPNEFKNNVLALADVAKFFELPTILTTSFEQGPNGPLVPELKEMFPDAPYIARPGQINAWDNEDFVKAIKATGRKQLIIAGVVTDVCVTFPTLSALAEGFEVFVVTDSSGTFNTTVQQAAWNRMTQAGAQMMNWFSVACELQVDWRNDIEGLGNLLSQRIPNYRNLMNSYSALAARQA
- the pgsA gene encoding CDP-diacylglycerol--glycerol-3-phosphate 3-phosphatidyltransferase, which gives rise to MNIPNLITVLRVLLIPIFILLFYLPYQWSYLASSSVFAFAAATDWLDGYLARRLEQSTPFGAFLDPVADKLMVAVALVLLVQEHGNLWLTLPAAVIIGREIVVSALREWMAELGARAHVAVSNLGKWKTAAQMLALVILLANPSDFTFWVLFGYALLLISAGLTLWSMVQYLRAAWPHLKTDVEKK
- the uvrC gene encoding excinuclease ABC subunit UvrC, coding for MTEVFDPSAFLSTVSGRPGVYRMFDSDARLLYVGKAKNLKKRLASYFRKSGLAPKTAALVGRIAQVETTITSNETEALLLEQTLIKEWRPPYNILLRDDKSYPYVFLSDGQFPRLSIHRGAKKAKGKYFGPYPSAGAIRESLSLLQKTFFVRQCEDSYYKNRTRPCLQYQIKRCKAPCVGLVEPEVYAEDVRHSVMFLEGRSNALTDELSAGMEEAAINLEFERAAELRDQISLLRRVQDQQSMEGGSGDIDVIAAFVNPGGACVHLISVRGGRVLGSKNFFPQVGIEEDVSEVMAAFLGQYFISSPERDLPAELIVNVVHEDFPVLIEAIHELRGRELSISHRVRGTRARWQQLAVTNAEQALGARLANRQHVAARFDALAEVLNLDEPPQRLECYDISHSSGEATVASCVVFGPEGPIKSDYRRYNIEGVTPGDDYAAMHQALTRRFSKLKDGEGKLPDILLVDGGKGQLSMARDVLNELAVPDQILLGVAKGATRKAGFETLYLNDAAHEFTLRGDSPALHLIQQIRDEAHRFAITGHRARRGKTRRTSTLEGVAGVGPTRRRDLLKHFGGLQELSRASIEEIAKAPGISKKLAESIYANLHSE
- the gacA gene encoding response regulator transcription factor GacA, with protein sequence MIRVLVVDDHDLVRTGITRMLADIDGLQVVGQAESGEESLLKARELKPDVVLMDVKMPGIGGLEATRKLLRSHPDIKVVAVTVCEEDPFPTRLLQAGAAGYLTKGAGLPEMVQAIRLVFAGQRYISPQIAQQLAIKSFQPTNDSPFDALSEREIQIALMIVGCQKVQIISDKLCLSPKTVNTYRYRIFEKLSISSDVELTLLAVRHGMVDANL
- a CDS encoding GNAT family N-acetyltransferase, with product MTYALRPATSSDLGFARELTCQNMLRYYIQYDLLWQDEAFDVAWAGRENWMIMQGDLCSGFVSLSRDAKALYIRELQISEAFRGQGAGSWAIDQVLAKARAERKPALRLTVFKNNPAQALYRRMGLEVVGEDECFLRMQRDVRACSPLKHTDSKP